A DNA window from Salvelinus fontinalis isolate EN_2023a chromosome 28, ASM2944872v1, whole genome shotgun sequence contains the following coding sequences:
- the LOC129826416 gene encoding polyubiquitin-like codes for MELTITLLNGDSHPLTVQPHTTLGSLKSLINQHFGVAMERQRLSGVNGNNISLSDDSKTLSDYGLHSGSKVMVLITEPTHIQVFLKNEKGQTHTYEVVSGETVTQFKAKVQNKEGVPANQQRLIHEGKQLDDGKKLEDYGVRNLSTIHLTLRLRGG; via the coding sequence ATGGAACTCACTATAACACTTTTGAATGGGGACTCACATCCCCTGACGGTTCAGCCACACACCACTCTGGGGTCGCTCAAGAGTCTGATCAACCAACACTTTGGAGTGGCCATGGAAAGGCAGAGGCTGTCAGGTGTCAATGGGAACAACATCAGTCTCAGCGATGATTCAAAAACTTTGAGTGACTATGGCCTGCATTCAGGATCTAAAGTGATGGTGCTGATTACAGAACCCACTCATATCCAGGTGTTCCTGAAAAACGAAAAGGGCCAGACGCACACATATGAGGTGGTGTCAGGTGAGACTGTAACCCAGTTCAAAGCCAAGGTCCAAAACAAGGAGGGAGTCCCAGCCAACCAACAGAGGCTGATTCATGAGGGCAAGCAGCTTGATGATGGCAAGAAACTGGAAGACTATGGTGTCAGAAATCTAAGCACTATTCACCTGACGCTCCGTCTAAGGGGAGGCTGA